A single genomic interval of Candidatus Fusobacterium pullicola harbors:
- a CDS encoding RluA family pseudouridine synthase — protein sequence MKKYIIEPEYDGYEIGTYLKETKGYSGRGLRNLEIYLNGKRVKNNSKKVRKLNRLHIREKEKETGIRPMDIPIKIAYEDKNLLLINKDPYIIVHPTQKKVDKTLANGVVNYFLQTTGKVMVPRFYNRLDMNTSGIIIVTKNAYAQSYLQEKGTVNKFYQAIVLGIVDRDEFLIDRPIGKIGDELRRVELQPEDGGQSAQTKIKVLKRFPDKNLTLIEAELLTGRTHQIRAHMALEGYPLLGDELYGGSDPRANRQMLHSYKTEFSDVETGELKSIEVELPEDMRKLLEIE from the coding sequence ATGAAAAAATATATAATTGAACCAGAGTATGATGGATATGAGATAGGAACATATTTAAAAGAAACTAAAGGATATTCTGGAAGAGGATTGAGAAATTTAGAGATATATCTAAATGGAAAGAGAGTAAAAAATAATAGTAAAAAAGTTAGAAAACTCAATAGACTACATATAAGGGAGAAGGAGAAGGAAACTGGTATAAGACCAATGGATATCCCTATAAAGATAGCCTATGAGGATAAAAATTTACTTTTGATAAATAAAGATCCGTATATAATAGTTCATCCTACTCAAAAGAAAGTAGATAAAACACTAGCCAATGGAGTAGTAAACTATTTTTTACAAACAACAGGAAAAGTTATGGTACCAAGATTTTATAATAGACTTGATATGAATACATCTGGTATAATAATAGTGACTAAAAATGCCTATGCTCAATCCTATTTACAGGAAAAAGGTACTGTAAATAAGTTTTATCAAGCTATAGTTTTGGGAATTGTAGATAGAGATGAGTTTTTAATAGATAGACCTATCGGAAAAATTGGTGATGAACTTAGAAGAGTTGAGCTTCAACCTGAAGATGGTGGACAGAGTGCTCAAACAAAGATAAAAGTTTTAAAAAGATTTCCAGATAAAAATTTAACACTTATTGAGGCTGAGTTACTGACTGGAAGAACACATCAAATAAGAGCACATATGGCATTGGAAGGGTATCCACTATTAGGGGATGAACTTTATGGTGGAAGTGATCCAAGAGCTAATAGACAGATGCTTCATTCATATAAAACAGAGTTTTCTGATGTAGAGACTGGAGAGTTAAAAAGTATAGAAGTTGAGCTACCAGAAGATATGAGAAAACTTCTTGAAATAGAGTAG